In Erigeron canadensis isolate Cc75 chromosome 7, C_canadensis_v1, whole genome shotgun sequence, one DNA window encodes the following:
- the LOC122609375 gene encoding F-box/kelch-repeat protein At3g06240-like yields the protein MKNSKLSNNLCQDLIIEIFTKLPVKSLLRFRSVSKSLCACIGSPDFIRLYTLRSPDEKLMIAHQFYHKGVDNPFSYIYTLHSESQLSSSPYTNVQAADYPFTGFGVVGSSNGIICLFKTENGISLWNPSTRRKLTAQDRPAWIHTLIPSERRSSYHVFGFGYDAISDDYKILRWTKRDTLEVYSVYTLKTDAWCEIRGPAIHPYLHSCQCLFNGTLHWVAEYKLPIIMYSYHMMTFDLSTGVFSTFPLPGRNWDTSQVTIIKGYLAVISSENANTWIWVRKEESWSVAFKFKTIEINRAYKVLQLSANGDLLLQSLIEGILVHNPETHAQSRLEKFRGSNRVYVMEKYVEGLGLLHMGTSC from the coding sequence CTCCAAATCGTTATGCGCTTGTATTGGCAGCCCCGATTTCATCCGTTTGTATACTCTCCGATCTCCTGATGAAAAACTCATGATCGCTCACCAATTTTATCATAAAGGAGTAGATAACCCTTTTAGTTACATATACACATTACATTCAGAAAGCCAATTGTCATCAAGTCCCtatacaaatgtacaagcagcTGATTATCCTTTTACAGGTTTCGGAGTTGTAGGTTCATCTAACGGAATTATATGTCTTTTTAAAACTGAAAACGGTATTAGTCTATGGAACCCTTCAACAAGGCGCAAACTAACTGCACAAGACCGTCCTGCTTGGATTCATACTTTGATTCCATCTGAACGCCGATCATCATATCATGTATTTGGATTTGGATACGACGCCATCAGTGATGACTACAAGATTTTGAGGTGGACCAAACGCGATACACTAGAAGTGTACTCTGTGTACACGTTGAAAACAGACGCTTGGTGTGAGATTCGTGGCCCTGCCATTCATCCTTATCTGCATTCATGCCAATGTCTTTTCAACGGAACTTTGCATTGGGTCGCCGAATATAAGTTACCCATAATTATGTACTCTTATCATATGATGACATTTGATTTGAGCACCGGCGTCTTCTCTACGTTTCCATTGCCAGGACGGAACTGGGACACGAGCCAAGTGACAATTATAAAAGGTTATCTAGCTGTTATTTCCTCAGAGAATGCTAACACTTGGATTTGGGTGAGGAAAGAAGAATCGTGGTCCGTGGCtttcaaattcaaaacaattGAGATTAACCGAGCATACAAAGTTTTGCAGCTTTCTGCCAATGGCGATTTACTGTTGCAATCTCTCATTGAGGGAATCCTGGTCCATAATCCCGAGACACATGCACAATCGAGACTTGAGAAGTTCAGGGGTTCTAACCGCGTATATGTAATGGAAAAGTATGTTGAAGGCCTCGGATTGCTACACATGGGGACTTCATGTTAA